A window of Lentibacillus sp. Marseille-P4043 contains these coding sequences:
- a CDS encoding DNA-3-methyladenine glycosylase I: protein MTRRCEWATSDQIYIDYHDDEWGRPTHDDRELFEMLCLEGAQAGLSWITILKRRENYRAAFDNFDPKLVSAYDESKINELLQNEGIIRNKRKIHSVITNAQAFLQVQEAFGTFDSYIWQFIGGEPVLNDWATHAEVPAATKESEQMSKDLKKRGFKFVGPTICYAFMQATGMVNDHTMDCFLYHGKNK, encoded by the coding sequence ATGACGAGGCGCTGTGAATGGGCAACATCAGATCAAATTTATATCGATTATCACGATGATGAATGGGGGAGACCAACACATGATGATCGGGAATTATTTGAAATGCTTTGTTTAGAAGGAGCACAGGCAGGATTAAGCTGGATTACAATTTTAAAGAGACGGGAAAATTACCGGGCAGCTTTTGATAATTTTGATCCAAAACTAGTAAGTGCATATGATGAAAGTAAAATAAATGAGTTACTCCAGAATGAAGGAATTATCCGCAACAAACGGAAAATCCATTCCGTTATAACAAATGCACAAGCTTTTTTGCAGGTACAGGAAGCGTTTGGTACGTTTGATTCTTATATCTGGCAATTTATTGGTGGGGAGCCTGTTTTAAATGACTGGGCGACACATGCTGAAGTTCCTGCTGCGACGAAGGAATCAGAACAAATGAGCAAGGATTTAAAAAAGCGTGGATTTAAATTTGTTGGACCAACCATTTGTTATGCGTTCATGCAGGCTACTGGAATGGTGAATGATCATACGATGGATTGCTTTTTGTATCATGGAAAGAATAAATAG
- a CDS encoding sulfurtransferase: protein MSVLVSSDWLEKRLKNHPESTIVVDVRFSLTDPEAGRTAYEKTHIPGAVYLDLNKNLSGPVKEHGGNHPLPDMNDFAEKLGEIGIDNETTVVIYDQDNDMFAARLWWLLNYAGHDQTHILDGGLTGWIRDGHVTTNKIPVQSVKQFKPAVRADEAIHIESVKEKLENGSAVLLDSRAKDRYLGKTEPLYTMAGHIPGAKNYFWKDVLAENGLWKNDKELASHFAALSKDDEIIVSCGSGVSACPNVLALKMAGYENVKLYPGSFSDWISYEENEVEKDAE from the coding sequence ATGTCAGTTTTGGTATCATCTGATTGGTTGGAGAAACGCTTGAAGAATCATCCGGAAAGTACAATAGTTGTTGATGTCCGGTTTTCCTTGACTGATCCGGAAGCGGGGAGAACAGCATATGAAAAAACGCATATTCCTGGTGCGGTTTATTTGGATTTGAACAAAAATCTATCAGGTCCTGTGAAAGAGCATGGGGGCAATCATCCATTACCTGATATGAATGATTTTGCTGAAAAATTAGGGGAAATCGGCATTGACAATGAAACGACTGTTGTTATTTACGATCAGGATAATGATATGTTTGCGGCGAGACTTTGGTGGCTGTTAAATTATGCAGGTCATGACCAGACACATATTTTAGACGGTGGCTTAACAGGTTGGATACGGGATGGCCATGTAACGACGAATAAAATCCCAGTACAATCTGTGAAACAATTCAAGCCAGCTGTACGTGCAGATGAAGCTATTCATATTGAAAGTGTGAAGGAAAAGCTAGAAAATGGGTCAGCTGTATTGCTAGATTCGCGTGCAAAAGATCGTTACCTTGGTAAGACGGAGCCATTGTATACAATGGCTGGTCACATACCCGGGGCTAAAAACTATTTTTGGAAAGATGTACTTGCTGAAAATGGATTGTGGAAGAATGATAAAGAGCTAGCATCTCATTTTGCGGCACTTTCCAAAGATGATGAGATCATTGTCTCTTGTGGGTCTGGTGTGTCAGCCTGTCCTAACGTGTTAGCGTTAAAAATGGCTGGTTATGAAAATGTGAAACTATATCCGGGAAGTTTCAGTGATTGGATATCCTATGAGGAAAACGAAGTAGAGAAGGATGCTGAGTAA
- a CDS encoding GNAT family N-acetyltransferase: MIREVKEHDAEALLQLIKQVDSESAYMLHDPNERTTTVESLRKMITTFAKEHNSIILVAEEDGQLAGYFLAVGGKVNRTRHSAYLVIGILREHRGTGIGTAFFTKAEKWAWEHGLHRLELTAVIENEAAVGLYKKAGFVIEGVKKHSLCIEGTFKDEYYMAKLL, translated from the coding sequence ATGATCAGAGAAGTTAAGGAACATGACGCAGAAGCATTACTACAATTGATCAAACAGGTGGATAGTGAGAGCGCGTATATGCTGCATGATCCGAATGAGCGAACAACTACGGTGGAATCGCTGAGGAAAATGATCACTACTTTTGCAAAAGAGCATAATTCAATCATTTTGGTTGCGGAAGAGGACGGTCAATTGGCTGGCTACTTTTTAGCAGTTGGCGGAAAAGTGAATCGTACAAGACATAGTGCTTATTTGGTTATCGGAATTCTTAGGGAACATCGTGGGACAGGGATTGGTACAGCCTTTTTTACAAAGGCCGAAAAATGGGCATGGGAGCATGGCCTACATCGTCTAGAGCTAACGGCTGTTATCGAAAATGAAGCAGCGGTTGGTTTATATAAAAAAGCTGGGTTTGTAATAGAAGGTGTGAAAAAACATTCCTTATGTATAGAGGGAACTTTTAAGGATGAATATTACATGGCGAAATTGTTATGA
- the pepT gene encoding peptidase T, which produces MKDELIKRFTTYVKVDTQSNEDSETTPSTPGQWDLLNMLVDELKQIGMSDVTIDDNGYLMATLPANSEKDIPSIGFLAHVDTATDFTGKNVNPQIVENFDGNDIALNKVVTLSAKDFPELPSYKGHTLITTDGTTLLGADDKAGVTEIMTAMAYLINHPEIKHGKIRVAFTPDEEIGRGPHKFDVDRFNAAFAYTMDGGPLGELQYESFNAAAAKVTFKGNSVHPGTAKNKMINAGRMAAEFITKFPETETPEQTEKYEGFYHLISVNGDVENTNVSYIIRDFDKDNFAKRKETMEANVQAMKDKYGEDTVELAMKDQYYNMGEKIKPVKEIVDIAYQAMENLDIKPIVQPIRGGTDGSQLSYKGLPTPNIFAAGENFHGKFEYVSVDNMEKATNVIVEICRLFEERG; this is translated from the coding sequence ATGAAAGACGAACTAATCAAACGGTTCACTACATATGTCAAAGTGGATACACAGTCAAACGAGGACAGTGAAACAACCCCATCAACCCCTGGCCAGTGGGATCTTTTAAACATGCTTGTCGATGAATTGAAGCAAATTGGTATGTCCGATGTAACGATCGATGATAATGGGTACTTGATGGCAACGCTACCTGCCAATTCGGAAAAAGATATTCCATCAATTGGATTCCTTGCCCATGTAGACACCGCAACAGACTTCACTGGAAAAAATGTCAATCCGCAAATTGTTGAAAACTTCGATGGAAACGATATCGCACTTAACAAGGTTGTTACGTTATCAGCTAAAGATTTCCCCGAATTGCCTAGTTATAAAGGGCATACATTGATTACAACTGATGGAACAACATTACTTGGTGCGGATGACAAAGCTGGTGTCACCGAAATTATGACAGCAATGGCGTACTTGATTAACCATCCGGAAATAAAACATGGGAAAATCCGTGTTGCTTTTACACCAGATGAAGAAATCGGCCGCGGACCACATAAATTTGATGTGGACCGATTCAATGCTGCTTTTGCCTATACAATGGACGGCGGGCCTCTTGGTGAACTGCAATATGAAAGCTTTAATGCCGCTGCAGCGAAGGTTACTTTTAAAGGAAACAGCGTACATCCTGGAACAGCAAAAAATAAAATGATTAACGCAGGACGTATGGCAGCTGAATTTATCACCAAATTCCCTGAAACAGAAACACCAGAGCAAACCGAAAAATATGAAGGGTTTTACCATTTAATTTCGGTAAATGGTGACGTGGAAAATACCAATGTTTCCTATATTATTCGCGATTTTGACAAAGACAATTTTGCAAAACGAAAAGAAACAATGGAAGCGAATGTACAAGCAATGAAGGACAAATATGGAGAAGATACAGTGGAATTGGCCATGAAAGATCAATATTACAATATGGGCGAGAAAATTAAACCGGTAAAAGAAATTGTTGATATCGCATATCAGGCAATGGAAAATCTAGATATCAAACCAATCGTGCAACCGATTCGCGGTGGCACGGACGGATCTCAGCTATCCTACAAAGGACTACCGACGCCTAACATTTTCGCTGCTGGTGAAAACTTCCATGGTAAATTTGAATATGTCTCCGTTGACAATATGGAAAAAGCGACAAATGTAATTGTGGAGATTTGCAGGTTGTTTGAAGAACGAGGTTAA
- a CDS encoding D-alanyl-D-alanine carboxypeptidase family protein: protein MVKKSLPVIIMVIMGIFILTACTNEQQSDQSEKKDNDGTRNSELVLPDPQLKEGSKDEDVKQLNSILAKIGYTITDKNTFNSDTKLAIKDFQSQQVKLAATGIYDQDTKKWLKKTLDGTFKIEPGNGFAKEDVTASKAETITVTNPKDTLVLVNKHHALPTGFEPDDLVIPDVRFPFTEDIPKKYMRKEAADALEKMFAAGDKAGIDLFAQSGYRSYDRQQNLFDAYAAKDGMEAANKYSARPGESEHQSGLTMDITSPDIDYQLTIEFSDTDEGKWIKENAHNYGFIIRYPEDKEAITEYQYEPWHLRYVGKDAATVIYEKQITLEEYLGAV, encoded by the coding sequence ATGGTTAAAAAGTCGCTGCCCGTCATCATCATGGTGATCATGGGTATTTTCATTCTAACAGCATGTACAAATGAACAACAATCAGATCAGAGTGAAAAAAAGGATAACGACGGCACAAGAAACTCGGAATTAGTACTGCCAGATCCTCAACTAAAAGAAGGTTCAAAGGATGAGGATGTAAAACAATTAAACAGCATACTCGCTAAAATTGGCTACACAATCACTGACAAAAACACATTCAACTCTGATACAAAACTAGCAATCAAAGACTTTCAATCACAGCAAGTTAAACTCGCTGCAACTGGCATTTATGATCAAGACACCAAAAAATGGCTAAAGAAAACATTGGATGGAACATTTAAAATAGAACCCGGGAATGGATTCGCAAAAGAAGATGTAACAGCCAGCAAAGCTGAAACCATTACGGTAACAAATCCGAAAGATACGCTTGTCCTGGTAAATAAACATCACGCATTACCCACTGGCTTTGAACCAGATGATCTTGTTATTCCAGATGTCCGTTTTCCATTCACCGAAGATATACCAAAGAAATACATGCGAAAAGAAGCAGCTGATGCACTTGAGAAAATGTTTGCTGCTGGTGATAAAGCTGGAATAGACCTATTTGCGCAATCAGGCTACCGCTCATATGACAGACAGCAGAACTTGTTTGATGCCTACGCTGCGAAAGATGGCATGGAAGCTGCAAATAAATATAGTGCACGACCTGGTGAAAGTGAGCATCAATCCGGACTGACAATGGACATTACAAGCCCAGACATAGACTATCAGTTGACGATTGAGTTTAGCGACACTGATGAAGGAAAATGGATCAAAGAAAACGCGCATAACTACGGGTTTATCATTCGATACCCAGAAGACAAAGAAGCAATCACTGAATATCAATATGAACCATGGCATTTACGCTACGTAGGAAAAGACGCTGCAACAGTTATTTATGAAAAACAGATCACGCTTGAGGAATACTTAGGCGCGGTTTAG
- a CDS encoding DeoR/GlpR family DNA-binding transcription regulator: protein MLTTERYEMILQLLKEKQTITLQDIIDATSASESTIRRDLTELESQQKLERIHGGATLTERKLQEYSISEKSSKNIQDKITIATYAAGLVEEDDCIFLDAGTTTLQIIPFLQNKDAVVVTNGPTHLDSLIEHGITTYLTGGFVKSKTSALIGQQAVQSLQNYRFDKCFLGVNGFHAEYGYTTPDPEEAQVKQIASSLAKEVYVLADYTKLNKVSFAKIIDLNAAELLTNNIEQQDLFALSQTTKVVTT, encoded by the coding sequence ATGCTCACGACAGAACGATATGAAATGATTTTACAATTACTAAAAGAAAAACAGACTATAACACTTCAAGATATTATTGATGCTACATCTGCTTCCGAATCAACCATAAGACGGGACCTGACAGAACTTGAAAGCCAACAAAAATTAGAGCGTATCCATGGTGGAGCAACACTAACAGAACGTAAATTGCAGGAATACAGCATTTCTGAAAAATCATCCAAAAACATTCAAGATAAAATTACAATTGCAACTTATGCAGCCGGACTTGTAGAAGAAGATGATTGTATTTTCCTTGATGCTGGGACTACAACATTACAAATTATCCCTTTTCTACAAAACAAAGATGCTGTTGTCGTTACCAACGGACCAACTCATCTAGATTCACTCATCGAACACGGGATTACCACCTATTTAACTGGTGGATTTGTCAAATCAAAAACAAGTGCACTAATCGGACAACAGGCAGTACAGTCCCTACAGAATTATCGTTTTGACAAATGCTTCCTTGGTGTTAATGGCTTTCATGCGGAATATGGATACACAACGCCCGACCCCGAAGAAGCTCAAGTGAAACAAATTGCCAGTTCTCTAGCTAAGGAAGTTTATGTTTTAGCAGACTATACGAAGCTAAATAAAGTAAGTTTTGCCAAAATAATCGACTTAAATGCAGCGGAACTGCTTACAAATAATATCGAACAACAGGATCTATTCGCACTATCTCAAACGACAAAGGTGGTAACAACATGA
- the pfkB gene encoding 1-phosphofructokinase, with the protein MIYTCTITPSIDYTVYLPEFHTGELNRSKDVYYYPGGKGINVSRVLKRLGKNSTALGFSGGFTGGYITDFLEQEGIQTNFVTTSEITRINVKIKADKESELNGPGPVITPEQQEALLAKVKSLREGDWFILAGSLPDSIAQSFYQEIADICKHNNVHFVLDTSGSALKNLINTKPFLIKPNQQELGELFDTEVTSIAKAVQLAKQLVENGIQHVIVSMGGDGAILAAKDHVFVAKAPKGTIVNTVGAGDSLVSGFIASYLNDDDPIKAFRYGVASGSATAFRTDLCQKEDVTKLLDSVEVIPFQD; encoded by the coding sequence ATGATTTATACATGCACAATAACCCCATCAATTGATTACACCGTTTATTTACCGGAGTTTCATACTGGTGAGTTAAACCGAAGCAAAGACGTGTACTATTATCCGGGCGGTAAAGGAATTAATGTTTCCCGAGTGCTGAAAAGGCTCGGTAAAAACAGTACCGCTCTGGGATTCTCCGGTGGTTTTACTGGTGGATATATTACAGACTTTTTAGAACAAGAAGGAATTCAAACCAATTTCGTAACCACCTCAGAAATCACACGTATTAATGTCAAAATTAAGGCAGATAAAGAGTCAGAATTAAATGGGCCGGGGCCTGTAATTACACCGGAACAGCAAGAAGCACTACTAGCTAAAGTTAAGTCATTGCGTGAAGGGGATTGGTTTATTTTAGCTGGCAGTTTACCTGACTCCATTGCCCAGTCTTTTTATCAGGAAATAGCGGATATATGTAAACATAATAACGTGCATTTCGTCCTTGATACATCGGGTTCAGCACTGAAAAATTTAATCAATACAAAACCATTTTTAATCAAACCCAATCAACAGGAACTTGGTGAATTATTCGATACAGAAGTCACAAGTATTGCTAAAGCAGTCCAGCTTGCAAAACAACTTGTGGAAAACGGCATACAGCATGTGATTGTCTCGATGGGTGGCGATGGGGCTATTCTAGCAGCAAAGGACCATGTTTTCGTTGCAAAGGCCCCAAAAGGTACTATCGTCAATACGGTAGGTGCCGGAGACTCATTGGTTTCAGGTTTTATTGCTTCCTATTTAAATGATGATGATCCCATCAAGGCATTTCGTTATGGTGTAGCAAGCGGCAGTGCAACAGCATTTCGGACGGATTTATGCCAAAAGGAAGATGTAACAAAACTTTTGGATAGCGTTGAAGTTATTCCATTCCAAGATTAG